A genome region from Brienomyrus brachyistius isolate T26 chromosome 23, BBRACH_0.4, whole genome shotgun sequence includes the following:
- the LOC125718628 gene encoding ammonium transporter Rh type B-like, with product MASYKSSLRITLPITCIIFETILIILFAMLVEYDQETDARLWHQMLRNHSETNYNNDFYYRYPSFQDVHVMIFIGFGFLMTFLQRYGFSSVAFNFLIAAFSLQWATLMQGFLHGMHHGKIHIGVESMINADFCTGSVLISFGAVLGKTSPVQLLVMAMFEVTLFAVNEFVLLSILGAKDAGGSMTIHTFGAYFGLVVARVLYRPQLEKSKHKNSSVYHSDLFAMIGTIFLWMFWPSFNSAVTAHGDDQHRTAMNTYYSLAACTLSTFAMSSLVNRGGKLDMVHIQNAAIAGGVAVGTAGEMMLTPFGSMVVGFLAGIISTLGYKFLSPVLEKKLRIQDTCGVHNLHGMPGILGAVVGAVTACLATSDVYGEGMEDVFPEIYNGKFLASTQAARQAIGLGVTLGMALFGGIIVGFIMKLPIYSSPPDTICFEDSIYWEMPGEEGSQEELATVMAEEVQKPLNS from the exons ATGGCAAGCTACAAGAGCAGCCTGCGGATCACGCTGCCCATCACCTGCATCATCTTTGAGACGATCCTCATCATCCTCTTCGCCATGCTAGTGGAGTATGACCAGGAGACGGACGCCAGGTTGTGGCACCAAATGCTGCGCAACCACAGTGAGACAAACTACAACAATGACTTCTACTACCGCTACCCCA GTTTCCAGGACGTGCACGTGATGATCTTCATCGGCTTCGGCTTCCTCATGACCTTCTTGCAGCGCTACGGCTTCAGCAGTGTGGCCTTCAACTTCCTGATCGCTGCCTTCTCCCTGCAGTGGGCCACCCTCATGCAGGGCTTCCTCCATGGCATGCACCATGGCAAGATACATATCGGGGTGGAGAG CATGATCAACGCAGATTTCTGCACGGGCTCGGTCCTGATCTCCTTCGGGGCCGTGCTGGGCAAGACCAGCCCGGTGCAGCTGCTGGTGATGGCCATGTTTGAGGTGACGCTGTTCGCAGTTAATGAATTCGTGCTCCTCTCGATCCTGGGG GCAAAGGACGCCGGAGGCTCCATGACCATCCACACCTTTGGGGCTTATTTCGGCCTGGTGGTAGCGCGGGTGCTTTACCGCCCCCAGCTGGAGAAAAGCAAGCACAAAAACTCTTCAGTTTATCACTCAGACCTCTTCGCTATGATTG GCACCATCTTCTTGTGGATGTTCTGGCCCAGCTTCAACTCAGCCGTCACGGCGCACGGCGACGACCAGCACCGCACCGCCATGAACACCTACTACTCCTTGGCCGCCTGCACGTTATCCACATTCGCAATGTCCTCCTTGGTGAATCGTGGTGGCAAGCTTGACATG GTGCACATCCAGAATGCAGCCATCGCCGGTGGAGTTGCAGTGGGTACCGCAGGGGAGATGATGCTCACTCCCTTCGGCTCCATGGTCGTGGGGTTCCTGGCTGGGATCATCTCCACCCTGGGCTACAAGTTCCTGTCG CCCGTCCTGGAGAAGAAGCTGCGCATCCAGGACACCTGTGGGGTCCACAACCTGCACGGCATGCCAGGCATCCTGGGGGCTGTGGTGGGGGCCGTCACCGCCTGCCTGGCCACTAGTGACGTCTATGGGGAGGG AATGGAAGATGTATTCCCAGAAATCTACAATGGGAAGTTCTTGGCCTCCACCCAGGCCGCGCGACAAGCCATCGGTCTGGGAGTGACGCTGGGCATGGCCCTCTTTGGGGGCATCATCGTGG GTTTCATTATGAAGTTGCCCATCTATAGCTCTCCGCCTGACACCATCTGCTTTGAAGATTCAATCTACTGGGAG ATGCCAGGGGAGGAGGGGTCCCAAGAGGAGCTCGCCACTGTGATGGCAGAGGAGGTGCAGAAACCGCTCAATAGCTGA